One Actinomadura viridis genomic region harbors:
- a CDS encoding ABC transporter substrate-binding protein: protein MSRMIRGAAALAAAVLALSACGGGGDGDPLSGGGEGGGQSITIGGADFPESGLIGEIYAQALEAKGVKVERKFSIGSREVYYNQVKSGAIQVFPEYNGALLAYVDKENPASTTQEVDAALKQKLPAELEVLAPAQAENKDTLAVTAATASKYKLTTIEDLKPVAGELVVGGPPEFKTRQQGLVGLEKVYGVKFKEFKSLDTAGPITVSNLAKNQIQAADLFSTDAAIKKNGFVALQDPKNVFGAQNVLPLVYKSKINDTVRTALNAVSAKLTTAGLQEMNSEMSEKKTDPETVAKDWLAKNGLG, encoded by the coding sequence ATGTCCCGGATGATTCGCGGAGCCGCCGCGCTGGCCGCCGCGGTGCTGGCGCTGAGCGCGTGCGGGGGCGGCGGCGACGGAGACCCGCTGAGCGGCGGCGGGGAGGGCGGCGGCCAGAGCATCACCATCGGCGGCGCCGACTTCCCCGAGAGCGGGCTGATCGGCGAGATCTACGCGCAGGCCCTGGAGGCCAAGGGCGTCAAGGTCGAGCGCAAGTTCAGCATCGGGTCCCGCGAGGTCTACTACAACCAGGTCAAGAGCGGCGCCATCCAGGTCTTCCCCGAGTACAACGGCGCGCTGCTGGCGTACGTGGACAAGGAGAACCCGGCGAGCACCACCCAGGAGGTGGACGCGGCGCTCAAGCAGAAGCTGCCGGCGGAGCTGGAGGTGCTGGCGCCCGCGCAGGCCGAGAACAAGGACACGCTGGCGGTCACCGCGGCCACCGCGAGCAAGTACAAGCTCACCACGATCGAGGACCTCAAGCCGGTCGCCGGTGAGCTGGTGGTCGGCGGGCCGCCGGAGTTCAAGACCCGGCAGCAGGGCCTGGTCGGACTGGAGAAGGTGTACGGGGTGAAGTTCAAGGAGTTCAAGTCCCTGGACACCGCCGGCCCGATCACCGTGTCGAACCTGGCGAAGAACCAGATCCAGGCCGCCGACCTGTTCTCGACCGACGCCGCCATCAAGAAGAACGGCTTCGTCGCGCTCCAGGACCCCAAGAACGTCTTCGGCGCGCAGAACGTGCTGCCGCTGGTCTACAAGTCCAAGATCAACGACACCGTGCGCACCGCGCTCAACGCCGTCTCCGCCAAGCTCACCACGGCCGGGCTCCAGGAGATGAACAGCGAGATGTCGGAGAAGAAGACCGACCCCGAGACGGTCGCCAAGGACTGGCTCGCCAAGAACGGCCTGGGCTGA
- the hutU gene encoding urocanate hydratase, which translates to MSGPRPVRAPRGTSLTTAQGWPQEAALRMLMNNLDPEVAEHPDELVVYGGSGKAARNWDCFDGIVRSLGSLEGDETLLVQSGKPVGIFRTHEWAPRVLIANSNLVPQWATWEEFRRLESLGLTMFGQMTAGSWIYIGTQGILQGTYETFAAVAEKRFGGSLAGTITLTAGLGGMGGAQPLAVTMNGGVAICVECDPSRIERRVAHRYCDRQAGSLDEALRLAEEAKARREPLSIAVLGNAADVVPELLRRGAPIDIVTDQTSAHDPLMYLPRGVAFEDWAAERDKDREGFITRARESMAAHVEAMVGFQDAGAEVFDYGNSIRGEAQTAGYDRAFAFPGFVPAYIRPLFCEGKGPFRWAALSGDPADIHRTDQAILDLFPDNEPLTRWIRMAQEKVHFQGLPSRICWLGYGERDKAGAVFNDLVARGEISAPIVLGRDHLDCGSVASPYRETEGMADGSDAIADWPLLNALLNTSSGATWVSIHHGGGVGIGRSIHAGQVCVADGTDLAARKLERVLTNDPGTGVMRHVDAGYDRAAEVAAERGVRVPMAEHG; encoded by the coding sequence ATGTCCGGACCCCGTCCCGTACGCGCACCGCGCGGCACGTCCCTGACCACGGCCCAGGGCTGGCCGCAGGAGGCCGCGCTGCGCATGCTCATGAACAACCTCGACCCGGAGGTGGCCGAGCATCCCGACGAGCTGGTCGTCTACGGCGGCTCGGGGAAGGCCGCCCGGAACTGGGACTGCTTCGACGGCATCGTCCGGTCGCTGGGGTCCCTGGAGGGCGACGAGACGCTGCTCGTCCAGTCCGGCAAGCCGGTCGGGATCTTCCGCACGCACGAGTGGGCGCCCCGCGTGCTCATCGCCAACTCCAACCTCGTCCCGCAGTGGGCGACCTGGGAGGAGTTCCGGCGGCTGGAGTCGCTCGGCCTGACGATGTTCGGGCAGATGACCGCCGGCTCGTGGATCTACATCGGCACGCAGGGCATTCTCCAGGGCACCTACGAGACGTTCGCGGCCGTCGCGGAGAAGCGGTTCGGCGGGTCGCTGGCCGGGACGATCACGCTGACCGCCGGGCTCGGCGGGATGGGCGGCGCCCAGCCCCTCGCCGTCACCATGAACGGCGGCGTCGCGATCTGTGTCGAGTGCGACCCGTCCCGCATCGAGCGCCGGGTCGCGCACCGCTACTGCGACCGGCAGGCCGGCTCGCTGGACGAGGCGCTGCGCCTGGCCGAGGAGGCGAAGGCGCGCCGGGAGCCGCTGTCGATCGCCGTGCTCGGCAACGCCGCCGACGTCGTCCCCGAGCTGCTGCGCCGCGGCGCCCCGATCGACATCGTCACCGACCAGACCAGCGCGCACGACCCGCTGATGTACCTCCCGCGCGGCGTGGCGTTCGAGGACTGGGCCGCCGAACGCGACAAGGACCGCGAGGGCTTCATCACCCGCGCCCGCGAGTCCATGGCCGCGCACGTGGAGGCGATGGTCGGGTTCCAGGACGCGGGCGCGGAGGTGTTCGACTACGGCAACTCCATCCGGGGCGAGGCGCAGACCGCCGGGTACGACCGCGCGTTCGCGTTCCCCGGCTTCGTGCCCGCCTACATCCGGCCGCTGTTCTGCGAGGGCAAGGGCCCGTTCCGGTGGGCCGCGCTGTCGGGCGACCCCGCCGACATCCACCGCACCGACCAGGCGATCCTCGACCTGTTCCCGGACAACGAGCCGCTGACCCGCTGGATCCGGATGGCCCAGGAGAAGGTGCACTTCCAGGGGCTGCCGTCCCGGATCTGCTGGCTCGGCTACGGCGAGCGCGACAAGGCCGGGGCCGTCTTCAACGACCTGGTGGCGCGCGGCGAGATCAGCGCGCCGATCGTGCTGGGCCGCGACCACCTGGACTGCGGCTCGGTGGCCTCGCCGTACCGCGAGACCGAGGGCATGGCCGACGGCTCGGACGCCATCGCCGACTGGCCGCTGCTGAACGCCCTGCTCAACACCTCCTCCGGCGCCACCTGGGTGTCGATCCACCACGGCGGCGGCGTCGGCATCGGCCGTTCGATCCACGCCGGGCAGGTCTGCGTCGCCGACGGCACCGACCTGGCCGCCCGGAAGCTGGAGCGCGTCCTGACCAACGACCCCGGCACCGGGGTGATGCGGCACGTGGACGCCGGCTACGACCGCGCCGCCGAGGTCGCGGCCGAACGCGGCGTGCGCGTCCCGATGGCGGAGCACGGCTGA
- a CDS encoding IclR family transcriptional regulator, with product MGQVPAARRALAVLRLLAGSAGPLPASAIARSLELPRSSTYHLLTAMAEDGFVSYVPEERRWGLGVAAFEIGSAYLRHGPLERLARPLLRRLVDRVGEIVQLGVLHGAETLYLLKEQPPRHATLVTDVGVRMPAQLTASGRSMLAHLPAAQVRALFPGPFVDRTGLGPASLRELRRELAGDARRGWSVEDGHITAGFASIAACSFDHTGHPTAAITVTFRRESRPEEGWPALAAAVRTTAADLTARLGGHPPARRPSR from the coding sequence ATGGGACAGGTACCGGCGGCGCGGCGCGCCCTGGCGGTGCTGCGGCTGCTGGCGGGCTCGGCCGGGCCGCTGCCCGCCTCCGCGATCGCGCGTTCCCTTGAGCTGCCCAGGTCCAGCACCTACCACCTGCTGACGGCGATGGCCGAGGACGGGTTCGTCTCCTACGTGCCGGAGGAGCGGCGCTGGGGGCTCGGGGTGGCCGCCTTCGAGATCGGCTCGGCCTACCTGCGGCACGGGCCGCTGGAACGGCTGGCCCGGCCGCTGCTGCGCCGGCTGGTGGACCGGGTCGGGGAGATCGTCCAGCTCGGCGTCCTGCACGGTGCCGAGACGCTCTACCTGCTGAAGGAGCAGCCGCCCCGGCACGCGACGCTGGTGACCGACGTGGGCGTGCGGATGCCCGCGCAGCTCACCGCCAGCGGCCGGTCGATGCTGGCGCACCTGCCCGCGGCGCAGGTACGGGCGCTGTTCCCCGGCCCCTTCGTGGACCGTACGGGCCTGGGCCCGGCGTCGCTGCGCGAGCTGCGGCGCGAGCTGGCCGGGGACGCCCGCCGGGGCTGGTCGGTGGAGGACGGCCACATCACCGCGGGGTTCGCCAGCATCGCGGCCTGCTCGTTCGACCACACGGGCCATCCGACGGCCGCGATCACGGTGACGTTCCGCCGCGAGAGCCGCCCGGAGGAGGGCTGGCCGGCGCTGGCCGCGGCCGTGCGGACGACGGCCGCCGACCTCACCGCCCGGCTCGGCGGCCACCCTCCGGCCCGGAGGCCGTCCCGGTGA
- a CDS encoding allantoate amidohydrolase: MGFEEMWAALLPVGRDPGAGGYHRFAWTPPELECRDWFLDEARARGLRVERDRNGNLFAWWDTGGTDEPGVLTGSHLDSVPGGGAYDGPLGVVSAFAAIDLLRERGARPRRPIGIAAFAEEEGARFGVACLGSRLLSGAITPERARGLRDRDGRTFAEVLAAHGTDPEGIGRDDDLLGRIGCLVELHIEQGRALDVPVGVAGAIVPHGRWRFDFTGEGNHAGTTRLEDRRDPMQPFAHMILEARRAAARNGTLTTVGKVQVTPNGVNAIPSAVTAWLDGRGPADDAVRRTVAEVHAAARAAAREHGVSVELAEESYSEVVGFDTALRDRLAATLGGVPVLPTGAGHDAGILASRLPTAMLFVRNPTGVSHAPAESATTDDCLAGVEALTAVLADLAC, from the coding sequence GTGGGCTTCGAGGAGATGTGGGCGGCGCTGCTGCCCGTCGGGCGGGACCCGGGCGCGGGCGGCTACCACCGCTTCGCCTGGACCCCGCCCGAGCTGGAGTGCCGCGACTGGTTCCTGGACGAGGCGCGCGCCCGCGGCCTCCGGGTCGAACGGGACCGCAACGGCAACCTCTTCGCCTGGTGGGACACCGGCGGCACGGACGAACCGGGCGTGCTGACCGGCAGCCATCTGGACTCGGTGCCCGGCGGCGGCGCGTACGACGGGCCGCTGGGCGTCGTGTCCGCCTTCGCCGCGATCGACCTGCTGCGCGAACGGGGCGCCCGGCCCCGCCGCCCCATCGGGATCGCCGCGTTCGCCGAGGAGGAGGGGGCCCGCTTCGGTGTGGCGTGCCTGGGCTCCCGCCTCCTCAGCGGCGCCATCACCCCCGAGCGGGCCCGCGGGCTGCGCGACCGCGACGGACGTACGTTCGCCGAGGTGCTCGCCGCCCACGGCACCGACCCGGAGGGCATCGGCCGCGACGACGACCTGCTCGGCCGGATCGGCTGCCTGGTCGAGCTGCACATCGAGCAGGGCCGCGCCCTGGACGTGCCGGTGGGCGTGGCCGGCGCGATCGTCCCGCACGGGCGCTGGCGGTTCGACTTCACCGGCGAGGGCAACCACGCCGGCACCACGCGCCTGGAGGACCGGCGCGACCCCATGCAGCCGTTCGCCCACATGATCCTGGAGGCCCGCCGCGCCGCCGCGCGCAACGGCACCCTGACCACCGTGGGCAAGGTCCAGGTCACCCCGAACGGCGTCAACGCGATCCCCTCCGCCGTCACCGCCTGGCTCGACGGCCGGGGCCCGGCCGACGACGCCGTCCGCCGGACGGTGGCGGAGGTCCACGCCGCCGCCCGCGCCGCCGCCCGCGAGCACGGCGTGTCGGTCGAGCTGGCCGAGGAGTCCTACTCCGAGGTCGTCGGCTTCGACACCGCCCTGCGGGACCGGCTGGCCGCGACCCTGGGCGGCGTCCCCGTCCTGCCCACCGGCGCCGGGCACGACGCCGGGATCCTCGCGTCCCGGCTGCCCACCGCGATGCTGTTCGTCCGCAACCCGACGGGCGTCTCGCACGCGCCCGCCGAGTCCGCCACGACCGACGACTGCCTGGCCGGGGTGGAGGCGCTCACCGCGGTCCTCGCCGACCTGGCCTGCTGA
- the hutH gene encoding histidine ammonia-lyase, with translation MGDARVEVGPEPLTVDQVVAVARHDAPVALTDEAMKAIGAARAHIEELAARSTPVYGVSTGFGALATRHIAPEMRAQLQLNIVRSHAAGSGPEVEREVVRALMLLRLRTLASGRTGVQPVTATTLAAVLNAGITPVVHEHGSLGCSGDLAPLAHVALTLIGEGPVRDARGERVPAADALAAAGIEPVTLGAKEGLALLNGTDGMLGMLALAIADLRRLLTAADLAAAMTVEALLGTDRVFAADLQELRPHPGQAVSAANLRALLAESEIMESHRGPDCTRVQDAYSLRCSPQVNGAARDTLAHAELVASRELAAAIDNPVVLPDGRVESNGNFHGAPVAYVLDFLAIPVADLASMSERRTDRMLDRARSAGLPAFLADDPGVDSGHMIAQYTQAAIVAELKRLAVPASADSIPSSAMQEDHVSMGWGAARKLRVAVDRLAQVVGIEILTAARALDLRRPLRPGPATAAVVAALREHVEGPGPDRHLAPEIAAATELVRDGTLVAAAEAVTGPLS, from the coding sequence ATGGGGGACGCGCGCGTCGAGGTCGGCCCGGAACCGCTGACCGTCGACCAGGTCGTCGCGGTGGCCCGGCACGATGCCCCGGTCGCGCTCACCGACGAGGCGATGAAGGCGATCGGGGCCGCGCGGGCGCACATCGAGGAACTGGCCGCCCGCTCCACCCCCGTCTACGGGGTGTCCACCGGTTTCGGCGCCCTCGCCACCCGGCACATCGCGCCCGAGATGCGCGCGCAGCTTCAGCTCAACATCGTCCGCTCGCACGCGGCCGGGTCCGGCCCCGAGGTCGAACGCGAGGTCGTCCGGGCGCTGATGCTGCTCCGGCTCCGCACCCTCGCCTCGGGCCGCACCGGTGTCCAGCCGGTCACCGCGACCACCCTGGCGGCCGTGCTCAACGCGGGCATCACCCCCGTCGTCCACGAGCACGGCAGCCTCGGCTGCTCCGGGGACCTGGCCCCCCTCGCCCACGTGGCGCTCACGCTCATCGGCGAGGGCCCCGTCCGGGACGCGCGGGGCGAGCGGGTACCCGCCGCCGACGCGCTGGCCGCGGCCGGGATCGAGCCGGTCACGCTCGGCGCGAAGGAGGGCCTGGCCCTCCTCAACGGCACCGACGGGATGCTCGGCATGCTGGCGCTGGCGATCGCCGACCTGCGGCGCCTGCTCACCGCCGCCGACCTGGCCGCCGCGATGACCGTCGAAGCCCTGCTGGGCACCGACCGGGTCTTCGCCGCCGACCTGCAGGAACTGCGCCCGCACCCCGGCCAGGCCGTCTCGGCCGCCAACCTGCGCGCCCTGCTCGCCGAGTCGGAGATCATGGAGTCGCACCGCGGGCCCGACTGCACCCGCGTCCAGGACGCCTACTCGCTGCGCTGCTCGCCGCAGGTGAACGGCGCCGCCCGCGACACCCTGGCGCACGCCGAGCTGGTCGCCTCCCGCGAGCTGGCCGCGGCGATCGACAACCCCGTGGTGCTCCCCGACGGGCGGGTGGAGTCCAACGGCAACTTCCACGGGGCGCCGGTCGCGTACGTGCTGGACTTCCTGGCCATCCCGGTCGCCGACCTGGCCTCGATGTCGGAGCGCCGCACCGACCGGATGCTCGACCGGGCCCGCTCCGCCGGGCTGCCCGCGTTCCTGGCCGACGACCCGGGCGTGGACTCCGGCCACATGATCGCCCAGTACACCCAGGCCGCGATCGTCGCCGAGCTCAAGCGGCTGGCGGTGCCCGCCTCCGCCGACTCCATCCCCAGCTCGGCGATGCAGGAGGACCACGTCTCGATGGGCTGGGGCGCCGCCCGCAAGCTGCGCGTCGCGGTCGACCGGCTGGCCCAGGTCGTCGGTATCGAGATCCTCACCGCCGCGCGCGCCCTGGACCTGCGGCGCCCGCTGCGTCCCGGCCCCGCCACCGCGGCCGTGGTCGCCGCGCTGCGCGAGCACGTCGAGGGACCCGGCCCCGACCGGCACCTCGCCCCCGAGATCGCCGCCGCCACCGAGCTCGTCCGCGACGGGACGCTCGTGGCCGCCGCCGAGGCCGTCACCGGCCCCCTGTCATGA